From Streptomyces sp. GSL17-111, one genomic window encodes:
- a CDS encoding ATP-dependent 6-phosphofructokinase yields MRIGVLTAGGDCPGLNAVIRSVVHRAVVDRGDTVIGFEDGYKGLLDGRYRELDLNSVAGILARGGTILGSARLERGRLAEACAEGEELLGRLGIDALIPIGGEGTLTAASMLSQAGLPVVGVPKTIDNDISATDRTFGFDTAVGVATEAMDRLKTTAESHQRVMVVEVMGRHAGWIALEAGMAGGAHGICLPERPFQIDALCKMVEERFSRGKKFAVICVAEGARPVEGTMAYEKGAIDQYGHERFTGIGNRLARELEDRLGKEARPVILGHVQRGGTPTAYDRVLATRFGWHAVEAAHRGDFGMMTALRGTDIVMEPLADATRELKTVPQARMDETEAVF; encoded by the coding sequence ATGCGTATCGGAGTCCTCACCGCCGGCGGCGACTGCCCCGGCCTGAACGCCGTCATCCGTTCGGTCGTGCACCGCGCGGTGGTCGACCGCGGCGACACGGTCATCGGATTCGAGGACGGCTACAAGGGGCTGCTGGACGGCCGCTACCGCGAGCTGGACCTCAACTCCGTCGCGGGCATCCTCGCCCGGGGCGGCACCATCCTCGGCTCCGCCCGGCTGGAGCGCGGCCGGCTCGCGGAGGCGTGCGCGGAGGGCGAGGAGCTGCTCGGGCGGCTCGGCATCGACGCCCTCATCCCCATCGGCGGCGAGGGCACCCTCACCGCCGCCAGCATGCTCTCCCAGGCCGGGCTGCCCGTCGTCGGCGTCCCGAAGACCATCGACAACGACATCTCCGCCACCGACCGCACCTTCGGCTTCGACACGGCCGTCGGCGTCGCCACCGAGGCGATGGACCGGCTGAAGACGACGGCCGAGTCCCACCAGCGCGTGATGGTCGTGGAGGTCATGGGCCGTCACGCCGGGTGGATCGCCCTGGAGGCGGGCATGGCGGGCGGCGCGCACGGCATCTGCCTGCCGGAGCGGCCGTTCCAGATCGACGCGCTGTGCAAGATGGTCGAGGAGCGGTTCTCGCGCGGCAAGAAGTTCGCCGTGATCTGCGTGGCCGAGGGCGCCCGTCCGGTCGAGGGCACGATGGCCTACGAGAAGGGCGCCATCGACCAGTACGGCCACGAGCGCTTCACCGGCATCGGCAACCGGCTCGCCCGCGAGCTGGAGGACCGGCTCGGCAAGGAGGCCCGTCCCGTCATCCTCGGCCACGTCCAGCGCGGCGGCACGCCGACCGCCTACGACCGCGTCCTCGCCACCCGCTTCGGCTGGCACGCCGTGGAGGCCGCCCACCGGGGGGACTTCGGCATGATGACGGCCCTGCGCGGCACCGACATCGTCATGGAGCCGCTCGCCGACGCCACCCGCGAGCTGAAGACCGTCCCGCAGGCCCGCATGGACGAGACCGAAGCCGTCTTCTGA
- a CDS encoding acetate kinase: MTARHVLVLNCGSSSVKYQLLDMADHARLAVGLVERIGEAAPRLTHTPADGTRRERALAAPDHGSALKALADELAADGLGFDSPHLAAVGHRVVHGGRSFTRPTVVDDAVLAEIERLVPVAPLHNPANLSGIRVARAMNPGLPQVAVFDTAFHTTMPEHAARYAIDVATADAHRIRRYGFHGTSHAYVSRRTAELLDKDPSEVNVIVLHLGNGASASAVAGGRCVETSMGLTPLEGLVMGTRSGDIDPAVIFHLARVAGLSVDETDTLLNRRSGLVGLCGDNDMREIVRRMDDGDDAARLAFAIYVHRLRKYLGAYTAVLGHVDAVAFTAGVGENSAPVRRAAVAGLEVLGLAVDEELNAERTSTARLISPQYARVAVAVVPTDEELEIATQTYALVTAANG, encoded by the coding sequence ATGACCGCCCGTCACGTCCTCGTCCTCAACTGCGGTTCCTCCTCGGTGAAGTACCAGTTGCTGGACATGGCCGACCACGCCCGGCTCGCCGTGGGCCTGGTGGAGCGGATCGGGGAGGCCGCGCCCCGGCTGACGCACACCCCGGCCGACGGCACGCGGCGCGAACGCGCCCTGGCCGCGCCGGACCACGGGAGCGCGCTGAAGGCCCTGGCCGACGAGCTGGCGGCGGACGGTCTCGGCTTCGACTCCCCGCACCTCGCGGCCGTCGGGCACCGGGTGGTGCACGGCGGCCGGAGCTTCACCCGCCCCACGGTGGTGGACGACGCCGTGCTCGCGGAGATCGAACGGCTGGTGCCGGTGGCGCCGCTGCACAACCCGGCCAACCTCAGCGGCATCCGCGTCGCCCGGGCGATGAACCCGGGTCTGCCGCAGGTGGCCGTCTTCGACACCGCCTTCCACACGACGATGCCCGAGCACGCCGCCCGGTACGCCATCGACGTGGCGACGGCCGACGCGCACCGCATCCGCCGCTACGGCTTCCACGGCACCTCGCACGCCTACGTCTCGCGGCGCACCGCCGAGCTGCTGGACAAGGACCCCTCCGAGGTGAACGTGATCGTGCTGCACCTGGGCAACGGCGCCTCGGCCTCCGCCGTCGCGGGCGGGCGGTGTGTGGAGACCTCCATGGGGCTCACGCCGCTGGAGGGGCTGGTCATGGGCACCCGTTCGGGGGACATCGACCCGGCGGTCATCTTCCACCTCGCCCGGGTGGCGGGTCTGAGCGTCGACGAGACGGACACCCTGCTCAACCGGCGCAGCGGGCTCGTCGGCCTGTGCGGGGACAACGACATGCGGGAGATCGTCCGCCGGATGGACGACGGGGACGACGCGGCACGGCTGGCGTTCGCGATCTACGTGCACCGGCTGCGGAAGTACCTGGGCGCCTACACGGCCGTGCTGGGGCACGTCGACGCCGTGGCCTTCACGGCGGGGGTCGGGGAGAACTCGGCTCCGGTGCGGCGGGCGGCCGTGGCGGGTCTGGAGGTGCTGGGCCTGGCGGTGGACGAGGAACTGAACGCCGAGCGGACGTCCACGGCGCGGCTCATCTCGCCGCAGTACGCTCGGGTCGCGGTCGCGGTGGTCCCCACCGACGAGGAACTGGAGATCGCCACGCAGACGTATGCCCTGGTCACAGCCGCGAACGGGTGA
- a CDS encoding DUF6230 family protein → MKSQVRGGTRWKRFAVVMVPSLAATAAVGIGLAQGALAASFSVSGQSFKVSADKLVGKDFVQYGSYTNGYDLKGKEAHHPVAVSGFKSATITNMCQSVVTPDVPFIGSVSLNLTAGTGDTPVTAKNLYLDVADLDADATFTNIDIGVAAKDADKGPGIQPGTEKNVNPYGFAQQAEEAVLTNVEQRAWATTAGTFNLSNLSLRLHKGVKECY, encoded by the coding sequence ATGAAGTCCCAAGTTCGTGGCGGGACCAGATGGAAGCGGTTCGCCGTCGTCATGGTGCCCAGCCTGGCCGCGACGGCCGCCGTCGGCATCGGCCTGGCGCAGGGTGCGCTCGCCGCGTCGTTCAGCGTCTCCGGGCAGTCGTTCAAGGTCTCGGCCGACAAGCTGGTCGGCAAAGACTTCGTCCAGTACGGCAGCTACACCAACGGGTACGACCTCAAGGGCAAGGAGGCGCACCACCCGGTCGCCGTCTCCGGGTTCAAGAGCGCGACCATCACCAACATGTGCCAGTCCGTGGTGACGCCGGACGTGCCGTTCATCGGCTCGGTCAGCCTCAACCTGACGGCGGGCACCGGTGACACCCCGGTGACGGCCAAGAACCTCTACCTGGACGTCGCCGACCTCGACGCCGACGCGACCTTCACCAACATCGACATCGGTGTGGCGGCGAAGGACGCGGACAAGGGCCCGGGCATCCAGCCGGGCACCGAGAAGAACGTCAACCCGTACGGCTTCGCGCAGCAGGCCGAGGAGGCCGTGCTGACCAACGTGGAGCAGCGCGCGTGGGCGACCACCGCCGGCACGTTCAACCTCAGCAACCTGAGCCTGCGCCTGCACAAGGGCGTCAAGGAGTGTTACTGA
- a CDS encoding sensor histidine kinase, whose protein sequence is MRNRPSLAQQLFVLQLAVIVVLVGAGALLVVLDARDDSEEDAERKVTTLSRGVAELPSVREAYARPAPQRTLQPLAESVRAATDTDFVVFMAPDRTRYSHPDPGLLGRPFIGTIAPALEGGVVTETYRGTLGPSVRAVVPVRDAGGEVRGLVSVGILQGQIGDDVRRRLAPIGAVSGGALVMAGAGSWSISRRLRRQTFGLGAPEIARLYEHHDAVLRTVREGLLIVDPGGRLTLANDEARRLLGLPEGAEGRPVAGLGLSAPLGGILTSGTPVHDELCVVGDRVVVVNQERFQKDGRPLGAVTTLRDHTDLEALAGELASVRGFAEALRAQAHESSNRLHTVVTLVELGRPEEAVEFATVELASAQQLTDRLTGAVEEPALAALLLGKAAQAAERGVELDVTDDTAVEPTGIAPRDLVTLVGNLVDNAIEAALAGVPPRRVRVTARTEGDGALLVRVADSGRGVDGAHLDAIFRRGFSTKATPDGSGGGRAGQGRGLGLALVKQVINRYDGEVGVHSGDGAVFTVRLRTGPAGRGTEAP, encoded by the coding sequence ATGCGGAACCGGCCGAGCCTCGCCCAGCAGCTGTTCGTCCTCCAGCTCGCGGTGATCGTCGTGCTGGTCGGGGCGGGCGCGCTCCTGGTCGTGCTCGACGCGCGGGACGACAGCGAGGAGGACGCCGAGCGCAAGGTGACCACGCTGAGCCGGGGTGTGGCCGAGCTGCCGAGCGTGCGGGAGGCCTACGCCCGGCCGGCACCGCAGCGGACGCTCCAGCCGCTCGCGGAGTCGGTACGGGCGGCCACGGACACCGACTTCGTCGTCTTCATGGCCCCCGACCGCACGCGCTACTCGCACCCGGACCCGGGCCTCCTCGGCCGGCCGTTCATCGGGACGATCGCCCCGGCGCTGGAGGGCGGCGTCGTCACCGAGACCTACCGGGGAACGCTCGGGCCCTCGGTACGGGCGGTGGTGCCGGTGCGGGACGCGGGCGGCGAGGTGCGGGGGCTGGTGTCCGTCGGCATCCTCCAGGGGCAGATCGGGGACGACGTACGGCGGCGGCTGGCGCCGATCGGCGCCGTGTCCGGTGGGGCACTGGTGATGGCGGGGGCCGGTTCGTGGAGCATCAGCCGACGGCTGCGGCGGCAGACGTTCGGCCTCGGCGCACCGGAGATCGCCCGGCTGTACGAGCACCACGACGCCGTGCTGCGCACCGTCCGCGAGGGGCTGCTCATCGTCGATCCGGGCGGGCGGCTGACGCTGGCCAACGACGAGGCGCGTCGGCTGCTGGGCCTGCCCGAGGGCGCGGAGGGGCGTCCCGTGGCCGGGCTGGGGCTGAGCGCGCCCCTGGGCGGGATCCTGACGTCGGGCACGCCCGTGCACGACGAGCTGTGCGTCGTCGGTGACCGGGTGGTGGTCGTGAACCAGGAGCGGTTCCAGAAGGACGGCCGGCCGCTGGGCGCCGTCACCACCCTGCGCGACCACACCGACCTGGAGGCGCTGGCCGGAGAGCTGGCGTCCGTGCGGGGCTTCGCCGAGGCGCTGCGGGCCCAGGCGCACGAGTCGTCCAACCGGCTGCACACCGTCGTGACGCTCGTGGAGCTGGGCCGCCCGGAGGAGGCCGTGGAGTTCGCGACGGTGGAGCTGGCCTCCGCGCAGCAGCTCACCGACCGGCTGACGGGGGCGGTGGAGGAACCGGCGCTGGCGGCGCTGCTGCTGGGGAAGGCCGCCCAGGCCGCCGAACGCGGTGTGGAGCTGGACGTGACGGACGACACCGCCGTGGAGCCCACCGGGATCGCCCCGCGCGACCTGGTCACCCTCGTGGGGAACCTGGTGGACAACGCCATCGAGGCCGCGCTCGCGGGCGTGCCCCCGCGCCGCGTGCGGGTCACCGCCCGCACGGAGGGCGACGGCGCCCTGCTGGTGCGCGTCGCCGACTCCGGGCGGGGTGTGGACGGCGCCCACCTGGACGCGATCTTCCGGCGGGGCTTCTCGACCAAGGCGACGCCCGACGGCAGCGGCGGCGGGCGCGCTGGGCAGGGCCGGGGCCTCGGGCTCGCACTGGTCAAACAGGTCATCAACCGGTATGACGGTGAGGTCGGCGTGCACAGCGGCGACGGCGCGGTCTTCACCGTGCGGCTGCGTACCGGCCCGGCGGGCCGGGGAACCGAGGCACCGTGA
- a CDS encoding DUF6114 domain-containing protein, translating to MSAESPGPRGRFTDWRLRFRAWRRSRPFWAGLLTLLGGLPIAYFPYANLKLGHLTLTMATTAGAGSLIIGVLLVTLGLTMWFQSVVRVFAGIAAILLALISIPVSNLGGFFMGFLLSLVGGALSISWAPYDPDGLDRSDGPGRPDDRDAVAEDDAPRTPGTDPVTVPGAREGDTPGAPATAPEPTGGKPSAA from the coding sequence ATGAGCGCCGAGTCTCCAGGTCCCCGCGGCCGATTCACCGACTGGCGGCTGCGGTTCCGCGCCTGGCGGCGCAGCCGGCCGTTCTGGGCCGGGCTGCTGACCCTGCTGGGCGGTCTGCCCATCGCCTACTTCCCCTACGCCAACCTCAAGCTCGGCCATCTGACGCTGACGATGGCCACCACCGCCGGGGCCGGTTCGCTGATCATCGGCGTGCTCCTGGTCACCCTGGGCCTGACGATGTGGTTCCAGTCGGTGGTCCGGGTCTTCGCGGGCATCGCCGCGATCCTGCTCGCGCTGATCTCCATACCCGTGTCGAACCTCGGCGGTTTCTTCATGGGCTTCCTCCTCTCGCTCGTCGGCGGTGCGTTGTCGATCTCCTGGGCCCCTTACGACCCGGACGGGCTGGACCGTTCGGACGGGCCGGGCCGGCCGGACGACCGGGACGCCGTGGCCGAGGACGACGCCCCCCGGACACCCGGTACCGACCCCGTGACCGTGCCCGGCGCACGCGAGGGGGACACGCCCGGGGCACCGGCCACCGCGCCCGAACCGACCGGGGGGAAGCCCAGTGCAGCGTGA
- the pta gene encoding phosphate acetyltransferase encodes MNRSVYVTGIGRGDGRQVVELGVMELLTRQVGRIGVYRPLTHDGPDPMLDLLRSRYRLSQPQGAMTGLGYDEAAALQADRGTDELISRLVDRHHEIAADYDAVLVLGTDFADTNLPAELSLNARLANELGAPVLPVVAGLDRGADSVVAEVRNAHHAYASLGCEVLAMIANRVRNGHAAEAARWLGRHLPEPVFVIPEEPALSAPTVRQVVDALDARVLLGDVTGLARDCRDFVFGGAMLPAFLPALTEGCMVITPGDRADLVVGALAAHSAGAPPIAGVLLTLDEHPGKETLALAERLAPGTPVLSVPGGSFPTAVELFSLEGRLNAASPRKVEVALGLFESHVDTRQLTDRLAVVRSDRVTPMMFEHELVERSRTARRHVVLPEGTEERVLRAAEVLVRRNICDLTLLGDETAIRRRAAELGVELRLPGTDEAEWGGEGAAATVRVVDPATSPLRERFADIYAQLRAHRGVTCELAYDIVADVSYFGTLMVQEGLVDGMVSGAAHSTAATIRPAFEIIRTKPDASIVSSVFFMCLADRVLVYGDCAVNPDPDAEQLADIAIQSAATAARFGVEPRVAMLSYSTGSSGSGAEVDKVRQATELVRGRRPDLLVEGPIQYDAAVEPSVAATKLPDSPVAGRATVLIFPDLNTGNNTYKAVQRSAGAVAVGPVLQGLRKPVNDLSRGALVQDIVNTVAITAIQAQQRGAAPPDPASATADAPSQGSTSA; translated from the coding sequence GTGAACCGCAGTGTGTACGTAACCGGTATCGGCCGGGGCGACGGCCGCCAGGTCGTCGAGCTGGGGGTGATGGAGCTGCTGACCCGGCAGGTCGGCAGGATCGGCGTGTACCGGCCGCTCACCCACGACGGCCCCGATCCGATGCTGGACCTGCTGCGCAGCCGCTACCGGCTGAGCCAGCCGCAGGGTGCGATGACCGGCCTCGGGTACGACGAGGCCGCCGCCCTCCAGGCCGACCGGGGCACCGACGAGCTGATATCCCGCCTGGTCGACCGCCACCACGAGATCGCCGCCGACTACGACGCCGTCCTCGTCCTCGGCACCGACTTCGCCGACACGAACCTGCCCGCCGAGCTGTCGCTGAACGCCCGGCTGGCGAACGAGCTGGGCGCGCCCGTGCTGCCCGTCGTCGCCGGGCTGGACCGTGGCGCGGACTCGGTCGTCGCCGAGGTGCGCAACGCCCACCACGCCTACGCCTCGCTGGGCTGCGAGGTACTGGCCATGATCGCCAACCGCGTCCGCAACGGGCACGCCGCCGAGGCGGCCCGCTGGCTGGGCCGGCACCTGCCCGAGCCGGTCTTCGTCATCCCCGAGGAGCCGGCGCTCTCCGCCCCGACCGTCCGGCAGGTCGTGGACGCCCTGGACGCGCGGGTGCTGCTCGGCGACGTGACGGGGCTGGCCCGGGACTGCCGGGACTTCGTCTTCGGCGGCGCGATGCTGCCCGCGTTCCTGCCCGCCCTCACCGAGGGCTGCATGGTCATCACCCCCGGCGACCGGGCGGACCTCGTCGTCGGGGCGCTCGCCGCGCACTCGGCGGGCGCCCCGCCCATCGCGGGCGTCCTGCTCACCCTCGACGAGCACCCGGGCAAGGAGACGCTGGCGCTGGCCGAGCGACTCGCCCCCGGCACGCCCGTGCTCTCGGTGCCCGGCGGCTCCTTCCCGACCGCCGTGGAGCTGTTCTCGCTGGAGGGCAGGCTGAACGCGGCCAGCCCGCGCAAGGTGGAGGTGGCGCTCGGCCTCTTCGAGTCGCACGTCGACACCCGGCAGCTCACCGACCGGCTCGCGGTCGTCCGCAGCGACCGGGTGACGCCGATGATGTTCGAGCACGAGCTGGTCGAGCGCTCCCGCACGGCCCGCCGCCACGTCGTCCTGCCCGAGGGGACCGAGGAGCGGGTGCTGCGCGCGGCGGAGGTCCTGGTGCGCCGCAACATCTGCGACCTGACGCTGCTCGGGGACGAGACGGCGATCCGCCGGCGCGCCGCCGAGCTGGGCGTCGAGCTGCGCCTCCCGGGCACGGACGAGGCGGAGTGGGGCGGCGAGGGGGCTGCCGCCACCGTCCGCGTCGTGGACCCGGCGACGTCGCCGCTGCGGGAGCGCTTCGCGGACATCTACGCCCAGCTGCGCGCGCACCGGGGGGTGACGTGCGAGCTGGCCTACGACATCGTCGCCGACGTCTCCTACTTCGGGACGCTCATGGTGCAGGAGGGCCTGGTCGACGGCATGGTGTCGGGCGCGGCGCACTCGACGGCGGCGACGATCCGGCCCGCGTTCGAGATCATCCGGACGAAGCCGGACGCGTCGATCGTCTCGTCGGTGTTCTTCATGTGCCTGGCCGACCGCGTCCTGGTCTACGGCGACTGCGCCGTGAACCCCGACCCGGACGCCGAGCAGCTCGCGGACATCGCGATCCAGTCGGCGGCGACGGCGGCCCGGTTCGGGGTGGAGCCGCGCGTCGCGATGCTGTCGTACTCGACGGGCAGCTCCGGCTCGGGCGCGGAGGTGGACAAGGTCCGGCAGGCCACCGAGCTGGTGCGGGGTAGGCGCCCGGACCTGCTGGTGGAGGGGCCGATCCAGTACGACGCGGCCGTCGAGCCCTCCGTCGCGGCGACGAAGCTGCCCGACTCCCCGGTGGCCGGGCGGGCCACCGTGCTGATCTTCCCGGACCTCAACACCGGCAACAACACCTACAAGGCGGTGCAGCGGTCGGCCGGGGCGGTGGCCGTGGGGCCGGTGCTCCAGGGCCTGCGCAAGCCGGTCAACGACCTCTCGCGCGGCGCGCTGGTGCAGGACATCGTGAACACGGTCGCGATCACCGCGATCCAGGCCCAGCAGCGCGGGGCCGCACCGCCGGACCCGGCGTCGGCCACCGCCGACGCACCGTCGCAAGGGAGCACCTCCGCATGA
- the pyk gene encoding pyruvate kinase, with translation MRRSKIVCTLGPAVDSFDQLKTLIEAGMNVARFNMSHGTQREHEERYARLRKACEETGRAVGVLADLQGPKIRLGTFAEGPVELVRGEEFTITVEDVPGDRTICGTTYKGLNADVSKGDPILINDGNVALQVTEVDGPRVHTIVIEGGVVSDHKGINLPGAAVNVPALSEKDVDDLRFALRMGCDMVALSFVRDAKDVRDVHRVMDEVGRRVPVIAKVEKPQAVENMEEVVLSFDGVMVARGDLAVEYPLEKVPMVQKRLVELCRRNAKPVIVATQMMESMITNSRPTRAEASDVANAILDGADAVMLSAESSVGQYPIETVKTMSKIVIAAEQELLSKGLQPLVPGKKPRTQGGSVARAAAEMADFLGAKALVAFTKSGDTVRRLSRYRAEQPILAFTEEPGTRNQLTLSWGVETFVVPHAENTDAMVDLVDRELLKLKRYNEGDVMIMTAGTPPGVVGTTNMVRVLHLGHDS, from the coding sequence ATGCGCCGTTCCAAAATCGTCTGCACCCTGGGCCCCGCCGTCGACTCCTTCGATCAGCTGAAGACGCTGATCGAGGCCGGTATGAACGTGGCCCGCTTCAACATGAGCCATGGCACCCAGCGGGAGCACGAGGAGCGGTACGCCCGGCTCCGCAAGGCCTGCGAGGAGACCGGCCGCGCGGTGGGCGTGCTCGCCGACCTCCAGGGCCCGAAGATCCGGCTGGGCACCTTCGCCGAGGGGCCCGTCGAGCTCGTCCGGGGGGAGGAGTTCACCATCACCGTGGAGGACGTCCCCGGTGACCGGACCATCTGCGGGACCACCTACAAGGGCCTGAACGCCGACGTCTCCAAGGGCGACCCGATCCTCATCAACGACGGCAACGTCGCACTGCAGGTGACCGAGGTCGACGGGCCGCGCGTCCACACCATCGTCATCGAGGGCGGCGTCGTCTCGGACCACAAGGGCATCAACCTGCCCGGTGCGGCCGTCAACGTCCCCGCGCTGAGCGAGAAGGACGTCGACGACCTGAGGTTCGCGCTGCGGATGGGCTGCGACATGGTCGCCCTGTCCTTCGTCCGGGACGCGAAGGACGTCCGCGACGTGCACCGCGTCATGGACGAGGTCGGCCGCCGCGTGCCGGTCATCGCGAAGGTGGAGAAGCCGCAGGCCGTCGAGAACATGGAGGAGGTCGTCCTCTCCTTCGACGGCGTCATGGTGGCCCGGGGCGACCTGGCGGTGGAGTACCCGCTGGAGAAGGTCCCGATGGTGCAGAAGCGCCTGGTGGAGCTGTGCCGGCGCAACGCGAAGCCGGTGATCGTGGCGACGCAGATGATGGAGTCGATGATCACCAACTCGCGGCCGACGCGCGCCGAGGCGTCCGACGTCGCGAACGCGATCCTCGACGGCGCCGACGCGGTGATGCTGTCGGCCGAGTCCTCCGTCGGCCAGTATCCGATCGAGACCGTCAAGACGATGTCGAAGATCGTCATCGCGGCCGAGCAGGAGCTGCTCTCCAAGGGCCTCCAGCCGCTCGTGCCGGGAAAGAAGCCGCGCACCCAGGGCGGGTCGGTGGCCCGCGCCGCCGCCGAGATGGCCGACTTCCTGGGCGCGAAGGCCCTGGTGGCGTTCACCAAGTCCGGGGACACCGTCCGCCGGCTCTCCCGGTACCGCGCCGAGCAGCCGATCCTCGCCTTCACCGAGGAGCCGGGCACGCGCAACCAGCTCACCCTCAGCTGGGGCGTGGAGACATTCGTCGTCCCGCACGCGGAGAACACCGACGCGATGGTGGACCTCGTCGACCGGGAGCTGCTCAAGCTCAAGCGCTACAACGAGGGCGACGTGATGATCATGACGGCGGGCACCCCGCCGGGCGTCGTCGGCACGACCAACATGGTCCGCGTCCTGCACCTCGGCCACGACAGCTGA
- a CDS encoding response regulator → MIRTLVVEDDPRIADAHVQFVERVPGFTAVGAVHRGVEALDRTAREPVDLVLLDFYLPDMTGLAVCRALRARGDLTDVIAVTSARDVEIVRSVVAHGVVQYLLKPFTFAALRDKLERYAEFRERLVAHSGAPAQQDVDRAFAALRGSVGGPLPKGMSNRTLEAVVDHLRNAAEGLSASAVGGLTGTSRVTARRYLEHLAEQGLADRAQRYGAGRPEHVYHWRR, encoded by the coding sequence GTGATCAGAACCCTCGTCGTGGAGGACGACCCCCGCATCGCGGACGCGCACGTGCAGTTCGTGGAGCGCGTGCCGGGTTTCACCGCCGTCGGAGCGGTGCACCGGGGCGTCGAGGCCCTGGACCGCACCGCGCGCGAGCCGGTGGACCTCGTGCTGCTGGACTTCTACCTGCCGGACATGACGGGCCTCGCGGTGTGCCGGGCGCTGCGGGCCCGGGGCGACCTCACCGACGTCATCGCCGTCACCTCGGCGCGGGACGTCGAGATCGTGCGGTCCGTCGTGGCGCACGGCGTCGTCCAGTACCTGCTGAAACCGTTCACCTTCGCGGCGCTGCGGGACAAGCTGGAGCGGTACGCCGAGTTCCGCGAGCGGCTGGTGGCCCACAGCGGGGCTCCGGCGCAGCAGGACGTGGACCGGGCCTTCGCGGCGCTGCGCGGCAGTGTCGGCGGGCCGCTGCCGAAGGGCATGAGCAACCGGACGCTGGAGGCGGTCGTCGACCACCTGCGGAACGCTGCGGAGGGGCTGTCGGCGAGCGCGGTGGGGGGCCTGACGGGGACGTCCCGGGTGACGGCGCGGCGGTATCTGGAGCACCTGGCGGAGCAGGGGCTGGCGGACCGGGCCCAGCGCTACGGGGCGGGGCGGCCGGAGCACGTGTACCACTGGCGCCGGTGA